The Akkermansia muciniphila genome includes the window CAGCGTGGCAATGAGTTCCGTGGCTTCCGGCCCTACGATGTGGGCGCCCAGCAGTTCGCCGTGTTTGGCGCCGTACAGGGTTTTCACGAAGCCGTCCGTTTCTCCGGCGGCCACAGCCTTGCCAATGGCCTGGAAGGGGAATTTGCCCACCTTGTACTCCACGCCCGCTTCCTTGAGGGCGCGTTCCGTTTTACCCACGGAAGCCACCTGCGGGTAGCAGTACGTGCAGCTGGGGAAGAAGCCGACCTGCCTGGGCTGGTAGTCCGGATTAAACATGCCTTCCACGGCCTGCACAGCTTCAAAGGTGGCCGTATGCGCCAGCAGCACGCCGCCGATCACGTCGCCCGCCGCGTAAACGCCGGGAATGGATGTGGCGTAACGGTCATTCACCTTGATGAATCCCTTTTCCGTCAGCTCCAGGCCGGGAGCGGCGGGAACGACCGGCTTCACGCCGATGGCCACCAGGCAGACGTCCGCCGTGATTTCCTCTTCCTGTCCCTTGCTGTTTTTCACGTTGGCCTTGACCTTGCCGTCGCAGGTTTCCGTGACGGATTCCACGGAGGCTCCCGTCATGACCTTGATGCCCTGCTTCTTGAACGCGCGTTCCAGCGTCTGGCAGGAGTCGTCGTCTTCATTGGGAAGCATGCGCGGAAGCGCTTCAATGAGCGTTACCTTGGTGCCGAAGGAGTTGTAAATGTAGGCGAATTCCGTGCCAATGGCGCCGGAACCGATGATGACCATGCTTTCAGGCCGCTTTTCCAGCACCATGGCTTCCTTGGAACCGATGATGGTGGTGCCGTTGAGGGGCAGGCTGGGCACCGTGCGGGTGACGCAGCCGGTGCTGATCAGGATGTTTTTCCCTTCCAGAACGCTCGTCGTTCCGTCGGCGGCCTTCACTTCCACCTTGCCGGGGGCAATGATGGAGGCTTCTCCCGTAACGGAGTCCACCTTGTTTTTCTTAAACAGGAAACCCACGCCGCCGGCCAGGCGGTCGCTGACCTTGCGGGAACGGCCGATCACCTCGCTCCAGTCCACGCTGACGCCTTCCACCGTCATGCCGAATTCCTTGGCCCGGGCCGTCACGGTCAGGTAGGCCTCCGCATTTTTCAGAAGCGCCTTGGTGGGGATGCAACCCCAGTTCAAACAGGTGCCCCCTACCCGGTCGTGTTCCACGCACACCACGGATTTTCCCAGCTGGGCGGCGCGGATGGCGCCCACATAGCCGGCAGGGCCTCCACCAATGACGATGAGATCATATTGCATGAAAATACTATAAAGGCATCCCCCCTTGCGGGTAAAGAAGGAATATGAGCATGCGCCGCCTGAACGGCGCCCCAATGACAAAAGATTAAATAGAGGGGAAATGCCTGTTAAAGACTATTTTCTCTTTTGTATTTAGTCTTCCGTCTTTATTCCTTCCCCTTCACCCACTCCACCAGGTCCCGCATTTCCGCGGCGGTGTCCGCATACAGGCCGTCCGTGTAGGTTCCGTGGTCGTACAGGATGTTCCCTTCCACCATGGTGAACACGCAGTCCTTGCCGGAAGCGGCATAAACGGCATGGGACGCTTCGTTGAAAATCGGGCAGAGGTTCGGTTCATCCAGGTCCAGGGCAATCATGTCCGCGGGAGCTCCCGGAGCCAGCGTTCCCAGCCCCGGCGTCCGGAAGATGCGGGCGCCCTCCGCCGTGGCCATGTCCAGCGCCTGCGTGGCGGGCACCGCGGTGGCGTCCCCGCTGCATCCCTTGGCAAGAATGGCGGCCAGCTTCATCGTTTCAAACATGTCCAGGCTGTTGTTGCTGCACGCTCCGTCCG containing:
- the lpdA gene encoding dihydrolipoyl dehydrogenase; its protein translation is MQYDLIVIGGGPAGYVGAIRAAQLGKSVVCVEHDRVGGTCLNWGCIPTKALLKNAEAYLTVTARAKEFGMTVEGVSVDWSEVIGRSRKVSDRLAGGVGFLFKKNKVDSVTGEASIIAPGKVEVKAADGTTSVLEGKNILISTGCVTRTVPSLPLNGTTIIGSKEAMVLEKRPESMVIIGSGAIGTEFAYIYNSFGTKVTLIEALPRMLPNEDDDSCQTLERAFKKQGIKVMTGASVESVTETCDGKVKANVKNSKGQEEEITADVCLVAIGVKPVVPAAPGLELTEKGFIKVNDRYATSIPGVYAAGDVIGGVLLAHTATFEAVQAVEGMFNPDYQPRQVGFFPSCTYCYPQVASVGKTERALKEAGVEYKVGKFPFQAIGKAVAAGETDGFVKTLYGAKHGELLGAHIVGPEATELIATLGIGIQAELTDEDIHATIFAHPTLSEAIHESMLASEGIAIHM